In Salarias fasciatus chromosome 20, fSalaFa1.1, whole genome shotgun sequence, a single window of DNA contains:
- the LOC115407740 gene encoding dual specificity protein phosphatase 7-like produces the protein MSDVTPSKSVEWLQVELESGGGTSLLLLDCRPHELYESSHIETAINLAIPGLMLRRFKKGNIPIRTIIPNHEDKEKFVRRCKTDTVVLYDECTVDWQDSGAPASVLGLLLQKLWEDGCKAFYLEGGFVKFHTEYPEHCETLLDSSCPSSSPPTSVLGFGNLRISSDCSDGESDREPGSATESEESPIPSNQPAFPVQILPYLYLGCAKDSTNLDVLGQYNIKYILNVTPNLPNMFEHDGHFRYKQIPISDHWSQNLSQFFPEAISFIDEARSKQCGILVHCLAGISRSVTVTVAYLMQRLNLSLNDAYDFVKRKKSNISPNFNFMGQLLDFERTLGLHSPCDNRSTSEEQLFFTTPTNHNVFQLDTLEST, from the exons ATGTCTGATGTGACGCCGAGCAAAAGCGTGGAATGGCTGCAAGTGGAGTTGGAGTCCGGAGGAGGCActtctctgctcctgctggacTGCCGTCCGCACGAGCTCTACGAGTCGTCCCACATCGAGACCGCCATCAACCTGGCCATCCCGGGGCTCATGCTCCGCAGGTTCAAGAAGGGCAACATACCCATCCGGACCATCATCCCCAACCACGAGGACAAGGAGAAGTTCGTCCGGAGGTGCAAGACGGACACGGTGGTCCTGTACGACGAGTGCACGGTGGACTGGCAGGACAGCGGCGCGCCCGCCTCCGTCCTGGGTTTACTTCTCCAAAAACTCTGGGAGGACGGCTGCAAGGCCTTTTACCTGGAAG GTGGGTTTGTGAAGTTCCACACGGAGTACCCCGAGCACTGTGAAACCCTCCTGGACAGCTCCTGTCCCAGCTCCTCTCCCCCGACGTCGGTCCTGGGCTTCGGGAATCTCCGGATCAGCTCAGATTGTTCCGACGGCGAGTCGGACCGAGAGCCCGGCAGCGCCACGGAGTCGGAGGAGAGCCCCATCCCCAGCAATCAGCCCGCCTTCCCCGTCCAGATCCTTCCGTACCTTTACCTCGGCTGCGCCAAAGACTCCACCAACCTGGATGTGCTGGGCCAGTACAACATCAAGTACATCCTGAACGTCACGCCCAACCTCCCCAACATGTTCGAGCACGACGGGCACTTCAGGTACAAGCAGATACCAATTTCGGACCACTGGAGTCAGAATCTATCGCAGTTCTTCCCAGAGGCAATATCATTTATCG ACGAGGCCCGATCGAAGCAGTGCGGCATCCTGGTCCACTGCCTGGCCGGCATCAGCCGCTCCGTCACCGTCACCGTGGCCTACCTGATGCAGAGGCTCAACCTCTCCCTGAACGACGCCTACGACTTCGTCAAGAGGAAGAAGTCCAACATTTCACCCAACTTCAACTTCATGGGCCAGCTCCTGGACTTCGAGAGGACTCTGGGGCTGCACAGTCCCTGTGACAACCGCTCGACCAGCGAGGAGCAGCTCTTCTTCACCACGCCAACCAATCACAACGTCTTTCAGCTGGACACGCTGGAGTCCACATGA
- the LOC115407737 gene encoding 5-aminolevulinate synthase, nonspecific, mitochondrial-like translates to MDAVIRRCPFLTAVPGVFLHLAGKPSLVNYARKCPVMGLASGQVSRSVSSSTFASKGTLRNDDTQQKVKLPQGHALPLAGGQTVGSKCPFLAAEMVQKNNSVVKEVRLELQEDVQERHSYHTGKMAVDLSVEDLVGTQKANSGATENLIKSISSKASHLLRDNLPEGSTFKYDHFFEKKIESKKADHTYRVFKTVNRSASSFPMADDFSHSLQSKKNVSVWCSNDYLGMSRHPRVTQTIIESVRKHGAGAGGTRNISGTSKFHVELEAELADLHGKDAALLFTSCFVANDSTLFTLSKMLPGCEIYSDAGNHASMIQGIRNSGAKKFIFRHNDVSHLRELLEKSDPSTPKIVAFETVHSMDGAVCPLEEMCDVSHEFGAITFVDEVHAVGLYGPRGGGIGDRDKVMNKMDIVSGTLGKAFGCVGGYIASTKTLVDTVRSYAAGFIFTTSLPPMLLAGATESIKILKSEEGQVLRRKHQRSVKLLRQMLMDSGLPVVHCPSHIIPVQVSDAVKNSEICDIMMSRYNIYVQAINYPTVAKGQELLRIAPTPHHSPKMMAYFVDRLVKTWTEAGLELRPHSSAECNFCQQPLHFELMSEREKSYFKGLSHTLSAVA, encoded by the exons ATGGACGCAGTGATCCGTCGGTGTCCCTTCCTGACTGCTGTCCCTGGTGTTTTCCTCCACCTGGCTGGGAAACCATCACTGGTGAACTATGCCCGAAAGTGCCCTGTAATGGGCCTGGCGTCTGGACAGGTGTCCAGATCCGTGTCCTCCTCCACTTTTGCGTCCAAAGGCACATTAAGGAATGACG atACACAGCAAAAGGTTAAGTTGCCCCAAGGTCATGCCCTTCCACTTGCTGGCGGCCAGACTGTAGGCTCCAAATGTCCCTTCCTGGCGGCTGAGATGgttcagaaaaacaacagtgtaGTGAAAGAGGTgcggctggagctgcaggaggacgtcCAGGAGAGGCATTCTTACCACACAG GAAAAATGGCTGTGGACTTATCGGTTGAGGATCTGGTTGGGACAcaaaaggccaacagtggtgCAACAGAAAATCTTATTAAATCCATATCGTCCAAAGCGTCCCACTTGCTCAGGGATAATCTACCCGAAG GTTCCACTTTCAAGTACGACCatttttttgagaagaaaatTGAAAGCAAGAAAGCCGACCACACGTACAGGGTTTTCAAGACTGTGAACCGCAGCGCCTCCTCCTTCCCCATGGCGGACGACTTCTCACACTCTCTgcaatcaaagaaaaatgtatCCGTGTGGTGCAGCAACGACTACCTCGGCATGAGCCGTCACCCCAGAGTCACTCAGACAATCAT TGAGAGTGTACGTAAGCATGGTGCTGGTGCAGGAGGCACAAGGAACATTTCAGGAACAAGTAAATTCCACGTGGAACTTGAAGCTGAACTGGCTGATCTGCACGGAAAGGACGCAGCGCTGCTGTTCACCTCCTGCTTCGTGGCCAATGACTCCACGTTGTTTACTTTGTCAAAAATGCTTCCAG GTTGTGAAATCTACTCCGATGCAGGCAATCACGCCTCCATGATTCAGGGCATAAGAAACAGCGGGGCCAAGAAGTTCATTTTCCGTCACAATGACGTCAGCCACCTCCGAGAGCTGCTTGAGAAGTCTGACCCTTCCACTCCAAAGATCGTTGCCTTTGAAACTGTGCATTCAATGGATG GGGCCGTGTGTCCACTTGAGGAAATGTGTGATGTTTCCCATGAGTTTGGTGCCATTACCTTTGTGGATGAAGTGCATGCTGTGGGTCTGTATGGGCCCAGAGGAGGCGGCATCGGAGACAGAGACAAGGTCATGAATAAAATGGACATCGTCTCTGGTACTCTTG GCAAGGCGTTCGGCTGTGTGGGAGGCTACATCGCCAGCACCAAAACGCTGGTGGACACGGTGCGCTCTTACGCCGCCGGCTTCATATTCACCACCTCCCTGCCCCCGATGCTGCTGGCAGGGGCAACGGAGTCCATCAAGATCCTGAAAAGTGAAGAAGGCCAGGTGCTGAGGAGGAAACATCAGAGGAGCGTCAAACTGCTTCGGCAGATGCTGATGGACTCCGGCCTCCCCGTCGTCCACTGTCCCAGCCACATCATTCCTGTGCAA GTTTCAGATGCAGTGAAAAACAGCGAGATCTGCGACATCATGATGTCTCGGTACAACATCTATGTTCAAGCGATCAACTATCCCACCGTGGCGAAAGGACAGGAGCTGCTGCGCATCGCCCCCACGCCACACCACTCCCCCAAGATGATGGCCTACTTCGTCG ATCGCCTGGTGAAGACGTGGACGGAGGCGGGTTTGGAGTTGAGGCCGCACTCCTCAGCTGAATGCAACTTCTGCCAGCAGCCGCTTCACTTCGAGCTGATGAGCGAGAGGGAAAAGTCCTATTTCAAAGGCCTCAGTCACACGCTGTCAGCGGTGGCCTGA